Proteins from a single region of Catenulispora acidiphila DSM 44928:
- a CDS encoding DUF6221 family protein, translating to MTDIVEFIKAQMAVDEQLALATTPVPVPGSWRAAQDKHAADDAPLSLIQGRDEDEFHDPDNIGYSYGNPVIVHAADWQDEAEANLRHIERHDPASVLADVKAKRELLRHAAELREVAALTETWLLMDAAVGIERALVAAYAGRPGFKTEWSLP from the coding sequence GTGACGGACATTGTGGAGTTCATCAAGGCGCAGATGGCCGTCGATGAGCAGCTGGCCCTTGCGACCACACCGGTCCCGGTGCCCGGCAGCTGGAGAGCGGCGCAGGACAAGCACGCGGCCGACGATGCGCCGCTGTCGCTGATTCAGGGCCGCGACGAAGACGAGTTCCACGACCCTGACAACATCGGCTACAGCTACGGCAACCCGGTCATTGTCCACGCCGCTGACTGGCAGGACGAGGCCGAGGCGAACCTGCGACATATTGAGCGCCACGATCCTGCGTCGGTACTGGCCGACGTGAAGGCGAAGCGGGAACTGCTAAGGCACGCGGCCGAGCTGCGTGAGGTTGCAGCGCTTACCGAAACCTGGCTCCTAATGGATGCGGCAGTGGGAATTGAGCGCGCCTTGGTTGCGGCCTACGCCGGCCGGCCCGGATTCAAGACCGAGTGGAGCCTGCCGTAA
- a CDS encoding MazG-like family protein produces the protein MTTTPDPKTVREIARKHIQSGRAEIDATIVQHFGPGLLGADEYWAWERAVEDERRKAVVTVAVSWPDEEPQEFECEVCTKPITGYPCILCEHEPDPWAAHRCDNCEGVDPGSCVANVGAVVAVAEKPQDERDLFADIADITAWLDSSNPSSKHEDAMRVMKLGEEVGEAIAAYIGLTGQNPRKGVTHTMDDLLKELADVAITALAAMQHFTQDEAETRAHMAAKVRQIISRSAIRTRAGAEAQLANLEGGER, from the coding sequence ATGACCACCACCCCCGACCCGAAGACCGTGCGCGAGATCGCACGCAAGCACATCCAGTCTGGCCGCGCCGAGATCGACGCCACCATCGTTCAGCACTTCGGCCCCGGCCTGCTTGGCGCCGATGAGTACTGGGCATGGGAGCGTGCCGTCGAGGACGAGCGGCGGAAGGCGGTCGTCACCGTCGCCGTGTCGTGGCCGGACGAGGAACCGCAGGAGTTCGAGTGCGAGGTCTGCACGAAGCCGATCACGGGCTACCCGTGCATCCTGTGCGAGCACGAGCCCGACCCGTGGGCAGCGCACCGTTGCGACAACTGCGAGGGTGTCGACCCGGGGTCGTGCGTGGCGAACGTAGGTGCCGTAGTTGCCGTCGCCGAGAAGCCGCAGGACGAGCGTGACCTGTTCGCCGACATTGCAGACATCACTGCCTGGCTGGACTCCTCGAACCCGTCAAGCAAGCACGAGGATGCGATGCGCGTCATGAAGCTCGGCGAGGAGGTGGGAGAAGCCATCGCCGCATACATCGGGCTGACGGGTCAAAATCCGCGCAAGGGTGTCACCCACACCATGGACGACCTGCTGAAGGAACTGGCGGACGTGGCAATCACCGCACTTGCCGCGATGCAGCACTTCACGCAGGACGAGGCCGAGACGCGGGCGCATATGGCTGCGAAGGTTCGGCAGATCATCAGCCGGTCGGCCATTCGCACGCGGGCCGGCGCCGAGGCGCAACTGGCTAATCTGGAAGGCGGCGAGCGCTGA
- a CDS encoding DUF6292 family protein, with protein sequence MFVKPMPHDGYINEVAYQLTQLGHEPTQQWTTSPDGEQLDGVIVFDDADPALWPDHVWLGWDQHNGWALCDNGTRALFPLDLDVYAAPGAVAVRAADRLTGRQDTDVDEDWDGAAALAEAVRAWEKEGAL encoded by the coding sequence ATGTTCGTCAAGCCGATGCCCCACGACGGCTACATCAACGAGGTTGCGTACCAGCTCACCCAACTCGGCCACGAGCCTACGCAACAATGGACCACGTCCCCGGACGGCGAGCAGCTCGACGGCGTTATCGTCTTCGACGACGCGGACCCAGCGCTGTGGCCCGACCACGTGTGGCTCGGCTGGGACCAGCACAACGGCTGGGCGCTGTGCGACAACGGCACCCGCGCCCTGTTCCCGCTGGACCTCGACGTCTACGCCGCACCCGGAGCTGTTGCGGTACGCGCTGCCGACCGGTTGACGGGGCGGCAGGACACCGATGTGGATGAGGACTGGGACGGTGCTGCGGCGCTGGCCGAGGCGGTCCGTGCGTGGGAGAAGGAAGGCGCGTTGTGA
- a CDS encoding NADAR family protein has protein sequence MIGPERPNPTAARSRGELAAMIRAGAEPKWRLFFGHRARIPGVVDEACLSQWWPAEFRIGSITYFTAEHWMMVSKAQLFGDSDAWARVLSTRDPAVAKRAGRNACDFDETTWAAVRFGLVVAGNYAKFAQNSDLRAFLAGTAGEVLVEASPYDRVWGVGLAASHRDVRDPAAWPGLNLLGFALMRVREELMARPDHTEETS, from the coding sequence GTGATCGGGCCTGAACGTCCGAACCCGACCGCCGCCCGCAGCCGCGGCGAACTCGCAGCGATGATCCGCGCCGGCGCCGAACCGAAGTGGCGCCTGTTCTTCGGGCACCGCGCACGTATCCCAGGCGTCGTCGACGAGGCGTGCCTGTCGCAGTGGTGGCCGGCCGAGTTCCGCATCGGCAGCATCACCTACTTCACCGCCGAGCATTGGATGATGGTCTCGAAAGCGCAGCTGTTCGGCGACTCCGACGCGTGGGCGCGAGTCCTGTCCACCCGCGACCCGGCCGTGGCCAAACGTGCCGGACGGAACGCCTGCGACTTCGACGAGACCACGTGGGCCGCGGTTCGGTTCGGCTTGGTGGTCGCCGGTAACTACGCCAAGTTTGCCCAGAATTCGGACCTGCGTGCGTTCCTGGCCGGGACCGCCGGCGAGGTGCTTGTGGAAGCCTCCCCGTATGACCGCGTGTGGGGTGTCGGCCTGGCGGCGTCGCACCGGGACGTGCGGGACCCGGCTGCGTGGCCGGGGCTGAACCTGCTGGGGTTCGCGCTCATGCGGGTCCGGGAGGAACTGATGGCGCGGCCGGACCATACCGAGGAGACATCATGA
- a CDS encoding macro domain-containing protein: MTEITYVVGDATDPVGDRPQIIAHIVNDVGAWGAGFVLALSRRWPEPEAQYRRVFRESMEKWGRFPGLDAVFMVKVGEGLHVANMVAQHGTRGRDNPHPLDYGALRKCLRIVGTGALMMGASVHMPRIGCGLAGGRWGLVEPLIVEQLCSRGVPVAVYDLQSPDDVSP, encoded by the coding sequence ATGACTGAGATCACCTATGTGGTTGGCGACGCCACGGACCCGGTTGGCGACCGCCCGCAAATCATCGCGCACATCGTGAATGACGTCGGCGCGTGGGGCGCCGGCTTCGTACTGGCACTGTCGCGACGCTGGCCGGAACCCGAGGCGCAGTACCGGCGCGTGTTCCGGGAGTCGATGGAGAAGTGGGGCCGGTTTCCCGGCTTGGATGCTGTGTTCATGGTGAAGGTCGGGGAAGGGCTGCACGTCGCCAACATGGTCGCGCAGCATGGCACCCGGGGCCGGGACAATCCGCACCCGCTGGACTACGGGGCACTGCGCAAGTGCCTGCGGATCGTCGGCACGGGCGCGTTGATGATGGGCGCGAGCGTGCACATGCCGAGGATTGGGTGTGGGCTGGCCGGCGGCAGATGGGGGCTGGTGGAGCCGCTGATCGTGGAGCAACTGTGCAGTCGCGGAGTGCCGGTGGCGGTGTACGACCTTCAGTCACCTGACGATGTGTCACCCTAA
- a CDS encoding DUF7736 domain-containing protein, with product MTSEPRTFPIADVLSVTTGVLLSHDHIEGVYRILNFLTGDSLLTHQLPGAAEACRPQVIAQHPWLADIQPPAGLNMADLFSWLTAVESEHPEVALVPVATWERRDPIKEACDLVGANKVIVLPVLLSEGREA from the coding sequence ATGACCAGCGAGCCCCGCACCTTCCCGATCGCCGACGTCCTGAGCGTCACCACAGGCGTGCTGCTGTCGCACGACCACATTGAGGGCGTGTACCGGATCCTGAATTTCCTTACTGGCGACAGCCTGCTAACGCACCAGCTACCTGGCGCCGCGGAGGCGTGCAGGCCGCAGGTCATTGCGCAGCACCCGTGGCTTGCGGACATCCAGCCACCTGCCGGGCTTAATATGGCCGATCTGTTTTCGTGGCTGACAGCAGTCGAGTCCGAGCATCCGGAAGTTGCGCTCGTTCCGGTTGCCACCTGGGAGCGCCGCGATCCGATCAAAGAGGCCTGTGACCTCGTCGGCGCGAACAAGGTGATCGTATTGCCGGTCCTGCTGTCGGAGGGGCGGGAAGCGTGA
- a CDS encoding methyltransferase domain-containing protein: protein MPETHTDFAGRIAAEAYWEDDTLADPAWRKVFDAVPRSAFAPDDWFEWNGYGWDARHRADNEQDWDEAVHAVTQPFITQVGDDNMPTCSLSAPMLVAAMLGTLDLDDGMRVFESGTGTGWTAALMAARVGPAGLVVTVEYDPELAGIAVENWHSSGVWDGLALVAFVGDGESGRPALAPFDRVSATHSVRRIPAAWIAQTRPGGLVCAPLKIGQPDLDLYVQLRVGEDGTAEGRVRFPVDFMASRTSRPPAPAKQAEDEKRCSVTDWNLPAVVAAKEAWPSRIAVPGLNVTGPLVEDGDDCMWLSLPDGSWAVAYVPQGAPWKDATVEQHGPQDVWSLAEDAWARWEAADRPGINEYGLSVGRDETHTLWCRTPDNVVAVLN, encoded by the coding sequence GTGCCCGAGACGCACACCGACTTCGCGGGACGGATCGCCGCCGAGGCCTACTGGGAAGACGACACCCTTGCCGACCCGGCTTGGCGCAAGGTGTTCGATGCCGTCCCGCGGTCTGCTTTCGCACCCGACGACTGGTTCGAATGGAACGGCTACGGCTGGGACGCCCGGCATCGGGCAGACAACGAGCAGGACTGGGACGAGGCGGTCCACGCCGTGACCCAGCCGTTCATCACGCAGGTCGGCGACGACAACATGCCCACCTGCTCGCTGTCGGCGCCGATGCTGGTCGCCGCCATGCTAGGCACCCTCGATCTTGACGACGGGATGCGGGTGTTCGAGTCCGGCACCGGAACCGGCTGGACCGCGGCACTGATGGCCGCCCGCGTCGGGCCCGCAGGCCTAGTGGTGACGGTTGAGTACGATCCCGAGCTTGCCGGTATCGCTGTGGAGAACTGGCACAGTTCGGGGGTGTGGGACGGCTTGGCGCTGGTCGCCTTCGTCGGCGACGGGGAATCCGGGCGTCCCGCGCTGGCGCCGTTTGACCGCGTGTCCGCAACACACTCGGTGCGCCGGATCCCAGCCGCGTGGATCGCGCAGACAAGGCCGGGCGGGCTGGTGTGTGCGCCACTGAAGATCGGCCAGCCGGACCTGGACCTGTATGTGCAGCTGCGGGTCGGCGAGGACGGCACAGCCGAGGGCAGGGTGCGGTTCCCGGTGGATTTTATGGCCTCGCGCACCAGCCGGCCGCCCGCGCCGGCGAAGCAAGCCGAGGATGAGAAGCGCTGCTCAGTAACGGATTGGAACCTACCGGCGGTCGTAGCCGCGAAGGAGGCATGGCCTTCGCGGATCGCAGTTCCCGGCCTGAATGTCACGGGGCCGCTTGTGGAGGACGGCGACGACTGCATGTGGCTGTCGCTACCCGACGGGAGTTGGGCGGTTGCCTACGTCCCGCAAGGAGCGCCGTGGAAGGACGCCACGGTCGAGCAGCACGGGCCGCAGGATGTGTGGAGCCTCGCCGAGGACGCGTGGGCGCGGTGGGAAGCCGCGGACCGGCCGGGGATCAACGAGTATGGGCTGTCGGTCGGTCGCGACGAGACGCACACGTTGTGGTGCCGGACGCCGGACAACGTCGTCGCGGTCCTCAATTGA